In Drosophila miranda strain MSH22 chromosome XR, D.miranda_PacBio2.1, whole genome shotgun sequence, the genomic window GAAAaccacacatacatacatacatacatacatgatCTAATGAGAGCAATAAAGACGGACATTAACCACGAGGGATTATACGCCATGCCATGCCTCGGTCTTCGCAACTTTTTTCTATCGATAGTATTGGCTTTGCGATATTTCACTTAATAGAAACGAATGTCTTTCTTGcaatttgaaatatttttgttgaatACAgaataatatatacatataaataagAATCGTACGATTTGCGATGCCCGGAATGGGATTCTTTTTGCAAGTATTCCAAATCGATATATATTTATAGTCTGGATGAGACATCGATATATTGGTTGCATCACTAACAAACAGCTGATTTTAGGGCGCGCAAAGTTTATTGAAAGAATTGGAATTGCTAAATTGAATTGACATCATAAAGTGCAAATATCATTAGGAAGTCATCTGTCATTCGAGAGAAACCGCATTCGGTCGCGACTAATGGATGCTTCCCCACAAGTTGGCGATGATTCAGATAAGTTTGAATGAAGAAATCTATAGAATAAGTGAACAACTAATAAAAATCGGTCCAATTCGATTGCCCCGACGGCGAATAAACGAGCAGATGGAATTCATTACGAAATGCGGTCTTGTGGTCTTCTGGGCTGAGCTCCAATCTAAAATTGGCAACACTCATTATGGAAATACCGTAGAAACAACCTTTCACACAGACCCCTACGACGTCGGAGACCCCCTGAAAATTACAATTAATTCGAATCTCTCTCGCAGACTCTGGGGCCAGAGATAATCTCACAGCAGGCTGCTAATGTGAAAGATCTGGGAAAttgaaaaaaacaaaaataaataacaaatTAAGCAATAAAAaccgaaaacgaaaacgacGAGAATATGCCGAACTTTAACCTCCTCCGCAAAAGAGTACGAGTACATCCGATAACCAACTAGTTTTTGATtattcaaattcaaatattCATAAATACCACGGCTCCTCCTCACGTTACACTTGCGACTCGAAGATTGATCGCCAGACACCAAACACTCTGCCGCGAGAGCGGCTGAAATTTCTTGACTAATTTGATTAATTAAACTCTGGGCAACAGAAAGATTTgtccgataaataaatacaattatTGTGATGGGGTTTCTGGTAAGCCCGATCCCAGAAGTTGTcagaaatacatacatacatatgtatgtatgtacataaatgGTGTGCGCGGAAGCGGCGTGTCGACATCGCTCGagtgacggtgacggtgacgtAGTCTAGTATCCGAAAGCTGACTCAGTCGGAGGAAGGGATAGTAATAGTCGACTCACAGTCGATGGGTGGCTCACTGAGCAAATATTTCGAtgatttaatatttattttcgtAAAGATAAGAGGAAAGTGTGGATACCCATTTGTACGCACACCTCTTCAAGGGTCATTGGTCATGAAATTTCATGACGAATTCTATAACCTTCTGCCGCTCCGCCTCTGCGCTTCTCCGTCTCTCCGCCTCTCTGCCTCTTCCTCTCTTCACTAAGGTCAAAGTTTTTTCTTAGGCCCTTGACTTTACATTTTTCGCAATTTTTCACGCACTTCTTCGGTGTGCTTTCTGCCTCTCTGCATCACTTGCCGTCTTGCCGTCTTGCCATCTTGCCATCTACCTTACGCGCACTTCTTTGTTTTTGCCTTGTTCTGCTTTTTGCTACCTTTCGGCACATGCAAACATGGTTTTTTGCAGCCTTTCTTTTCATGAAACAATTCTTCTTTACTTTTGTGCTGGTGGTATTCCCTTCTCCTCTCCCCCCGCCATTCCATTCAGTTTTTGCGACGTTTACATTTGCAAAAGTTCATTAacattttctgtgtgtgtgtgtgtgtgtgtgtgtgtttgtgtgtgtgtgtgtgtggtgaggGGAAAAAATCCACGCAGAGGTTTTTCGGTTTAATGAAATTTAgtcttgttttgttttttggtttgttttggACTTTTGTTTAATTAATTATGCAAATTGTTACATGTCCAATGGGGAACTCTTCTGGAAGTGGGCGTGTGGGTGGGTCACCCAAAAGGGGGAACCAATTTTTTGATGAATTCAATTGGAGAACGATCCATGGAGCCCCATGGATTTCACGTTTTGGAAACGTTTTGCGAAATTTATAATCATAAATAATTTATATAGAAATTGGCAAACGAAACTCCCCCAAGAATTGACCCCAAAAACAAGCCGAAAAGAAACCGAAAAGAAACCAAAGAAAGGGAGAAGAAAGGGAGAAGAATAATGCTAATGCTAATGAAATATGCCTTGGACGGAGGGGTTTTTTGTCAACTCTCCGCTTGAGGGCGTCTGGCCGGGTGGTTCTTTCTCTACTTTCGCTTTTTGGCAAAAGAAACCTTTTTCGTTATGGGCTAATAATGTaatttgttttgtattttggCCGAATCTGGCGGACCTTCTCTTTCGAAACGacacgaaacgaaacgaaacgaaaagcTTTTCTGTCAACCACAAAATGTAACAGATTTTTCCTTTTGCTCGTCGCTATTGTTgctattgttgctgctgctgtggtttTTAATTGCTCTGTGTGGCCCAGAGATGAGATACGAATAGACGAGTATCCACAAGATTCGCTTTTGTTCCGGTGTTAGCGCATAATGACAACTATTTGGGAGGTTTGTTTGTGGAGTTTGGCGAAAGTTTACCCCCCCGATAATTATTTACGTTTTGTAAGAGAgatgatctctctctctctctctctctctctctcgctctgtctctctacCGAAAACTAATTGACGCATTATTTAAATGATAGTTTTTGCGCCAATGGAAATGGCATTTTGGAAAAGATCATAAATAGTATACGAATGTAGTACTCACGTTTCTTTTGTggttttcttctttttcaaTTATCCAACAGCATACTACTCCAACTCATATTATCTCTGAAGAGAAACGAATGTAACCCCCCTCTCCTCTTAGCGCTTGGTCCTTAGATCTCTGTTATTCAAAGAAACTCCTTAGTTCCAATCCAAGATTCTAGCCCATCCATCCACCATTTGTTGAAtccttgtgtgtgtgtttttgtgttgcTAACCGAATACCTTTCCCGCTCTCTGCCAATCCCTTTGCAGATCTTGCTACCCTTAACAGCCACAACAGCATCCAAACGACAACGATCATCAGTCAGAAGAAAAAGACGCCcgcagaagcaggagcaggagcaggcgTAGGCGCAGGAGGCACCGGTACCGGAACTGGAACCACAACGAAGGGCGGCGCCAACAAAATGGAGCTGCTGAGCAGCGCctcagccacagccacagccgcacAGAGCACAAccacaacgacaacgacagccACACACCAACTGCAGGCGACCACTAAGCAGCTGGTGGGGCAGGAGTACCTGAGCTACGCCTCGCCGCCCACCTACTCCCGCCTGCCGCCCGACGGCCATGAGTTCCCCCCGAACTTCAGCGAACCTCTGATCATGCATCCCTCGCACAtgcacccacacccacacacacacccggCGCTGCTCAAGGCCAAGGCAGAGCTCTCCTTCGAgcataacaacaacaacaacaacaacagcagcagcagcaacagcaacagcctcGAGGAGGATGAGACCGGAGCACCGCCGCTGCCCAAAACGGGGCCACCGCCGACAGTGCCCAGGAAGGTGTACCGCCAGGATCTGGTGATAAACGTGGAGGATGCCCGCTCCAGAGACACCACAGAGACCAAGACGCCGCCCGGCCTGGGACGGGACTACCAGCGCTCTCTGAGCGCGAGCGCCCCGCGGAAGCCCAGCGACTGGCGCAAGGACGAGAAGTCGGAGAAGTCCGTGCGCGACAAGATCGCCATGTTCTCCTCCAACAACGAGCTGGACGCGATTCCGCCAGCAGCCCCGACCATGACCATGCCAGCCGCAGCTGTCTCCAGCTTCTCGCGGAAGCCGCTGAACAGGAGCAGCGAGAACCTGCTGGACACCTGCTCCTCCACTCCGGCGCCCTCGCTGAAGACGCGCGCCATGAGCGTGGAGAACCTGAACGACGTGCAGCGTCAGTACCAGCTGGCCAAGCAGCTGCCCCAGCTGCACGTGGCCGACTCCATGTACTCGTTGCACACGCCCAGTCCCAGCCTCAGTTCCAATCCCAGCTACAGTTACGCCTCCAACTACGCCTCGCTGCCGCGCAGGGCGCACGGCGGCTCCTACTCGGCGTCCGCCTCGGCGGTGGAGCGCAGGATCAGCTTCTCGGGCGAGGGCGAGGCGGCCAACCGGAAGGCGGCCATCACCAACATCCTGGAGCAGCGCCGCCGCAGCTTGTCCAAGCTGAGGGGCCTAGTCATCCCGGAGAGGCCGCAGCTGCTGGAGCCCATCCTCGACCTCCCGGAGATCAAGAGCCAGGTGAAGGCGGCCAGCGGGGAGGACAGCACCGACAGCGGCCTCGGCGAGACCCGCTCCCGCACCAACGGAGGAGGACTCGCCATAAATAGCataagcagcggcagcagcaacagcacctACCGCAGCATCTTCTCCCCGGGCGGCCAGCGGCGTCCGTTGGAGCAGCAGCTGTCCCAGCCGCCGGCCAAGCCGCCGCGCACTTCCCTGTGTGCACCTCTGACACCCCTTACCACCGGCATCCCTGCCACTGTCCATCGCGTCTGCAGGCTGATGGCACCGCCGCCGGCACTGCCCCCGCCCGACCAGGAGAGCGACACGGACTCGGTGTTCTCCAGCACAGCGCGTGTGGCGACGCCCCCCGAGAAGTTTGCCCTCACCCGAACCCTCAGCTCGGAGACGAACACCTCGATAGCCAGCTCCAACACCTCCACCCTGACCTCGGGCTCCTCGGCGGGCTCCCAGGCCAGCTGCAGCTCCCTGGGCAGCACGCCGGCTCTGGATCTAACACGGCGGGTGCTCAAGAGCCAGgtgagcggcagcggcagcggcgacCCAGCGGCCCTCTCCAACAGGAAGAGCATCCTGGCCTCGGCCAAGTGCCGGAACGCGAAGAACCGCGGCCAGGAGGAGGACAACGACAGCACCGATGGCGAGGTCTGCACCCTGGCCGGGCGTCGCATGAAGCCCGTCTCCAGCTACAAGCAGCAGATGCACCAGCACcagttgcagcagcaactccagcagcagctgggCAAGCAGCTGGTGGTGGACAAGCTGATCAATGTGGCCGCCTACGTGGAGCAGACCTCGGACACGGACGACAGCAGCCGGCGCTCGGACACCCCGGCGAAGATCAGTGCCATGTTCATCGACGAGGAGCGCAAGGCCAGTTTCAAGGCCGATCCCAGCCAGCAGGCCAAGCCGAAACCActccagatgcagatgcaggcCCAGGCCAAGCCCGTGTCCGCGCCCGTGTCCTTGCAGCGAGCCTATGAGTCGAAGCGGGAGGCGCCCAAGTCCCAGACCACAGCCGAACTGCGCGAGAAGTTCGAGAGGAGTGCAGCGGCAGCCGCGGTCCAGGCCCCGGCGCACCATAAGATGCACACGCCACTGCACCCAGCAGTGGCCGCAGCGAAGCCGCACCACGAGCGCTTCTCCTCGCTCGACTCGCTGGCCTCGAGCTCCTCCGGCGTGAGCTCCACCACCCAGAACGTCAGCACCACCCAGGAGACGGCGACGGAGTTCGGCAGCTTCTCCTCGCTGGGCAGCAACCAGAGCCTGATCACGGCCCAGGACGTGCAGCAGATTGTGGAGGAGGCCGATCCGCCGCTTAAGAGCCCCGAGGCCTTCATCATTGTCCTGCAAAGGGATAATCCGGAGAGCAGCATTGGCATCACCCTGGCCGGAGGCTCTGACTACGAGGCTAAGGAGATAACGGTGAGTGGTGGCGTCTTTGGCCAAGGATCAGGATCAGCAATTAATGGGCTTTCTGTCTTTCTAATTATTTACAGATACACAAGATCTTGAGCAACACGCCAGCGGCCAAGGATGGACGCCTGAAGAAGGGAGACCGCATCCTGGCCGTAAATGGGATGAGCATGCGCGGCCTGACGCATCGGGAGTCGATCAGCGTGCTCAAGGTGAGTCCATTCTACGGAGCTCCTACAATTCAGATACTTACCAAGAGTTTTCCCCCTAGACACCCCGTCCGGAGGTGGTGCTGGTCGTCACCCGCTCCGAGTCGCTGATTGTGAAGGCTCTGAACAAGAAACGCTCCtcgctgggctcgctcagctcCCTCAACGAGAAGCCGACGGATCTGGAGTACGAGCGAAAGCGCAACTACCACAAGGCCTCGCGATCTCTGGACTTGGACCTGGACATCGTGTCCAATGAGGCGGAATCGGGAGGCGGCGACTCGCCAGTGACCACCACGCCCAGCCCCAGCACCGGGTCCAGCAGTCCACAGCAGCCGGCCAGTCTGCATGACGATGATGCGGAGGCTACCATCGCTGGCATTCGTGCACGACGTCAGCTCTCTCGCGGAGATGCCGCCAAGCTGAGCACCAGCGAGCTGCTGGAGCGGGCAGCCGAGGCACGGAATGCCATCGCAGCAGAGATTCGAGCACAGGGTGAGGAGAAACTCCTAGATACTAGTCGAAATACTCGTAGAGGTGGATTCTAATCGAAGGTTCCTTCTTACTTTAGCTGAGGATGTGGCGGCCagtggagctggagctggagctcgGTGCGTGGAGATTGTCAAGGATAGCTGCGGTCTGGGCTTTTCCATCGAAGGAGGCTTCGACTCGCCACTAGGAAATCGACCGCTCATTGTCAAGAAGGTCTTCATGGGTGCGTCATTCATCGCTATCATCTGTTATATCATCTGGAGCAATACCATTAACACattccactctctctctcccccttcTATCATGTCTAGGTGGTGCTGCCCAGAAGACCAACCAGGTGCGCAACGGAGACGAGATCCTGAGCATCAATGGTGCCTCAACGGCGCGCATGACGCGCGTCGATGCCTGGAACTACATGAAGCAACTGCCGCTGGGGCCGGTCAAGATCAGCTTCGCCTGAGATGTAGATGCTAGACGAGTGCGGGCGAGGGAGAAGGGGAAGAATGCGCCACAATTTTTGTTAGTTCTAAGTTGATAGTAGTtggatacgatacgatacccTAATCCTGATGGATGGTCTAACCATTAGGGTCTTGCCAATCGAccgttatttttttttttgcatttaacCGAACTTTTAACTGTATGCGTActtctatatacatatacatatacatacatacattattAATTTAAAGTGCAATTTTTTTGAGCTCCTTCAATTTCAATGCGGCTGCATCAACTACCGCCCAATATACGCTGATAATATCAATGATATgattgtacatatatataactAATCGAAACTAATTTacgtatttttttttttaacaataAAATCGAGACACGAGGGGACTAAGAAGCAAACTTCGTAGCAGCGCTCTTTccttatatacaatataacaTTAATCCAATCCACAAGcaacgcaaaaaaaaaacaaaaccgaaaaaaaaatatatatattttatgccATAAATTATACGGGAACGTTATAAATGTATACTAttttttaataattattatattatttaaagagaaacaaaaaacacaaaaaccaTGTTTACGTATACAAAAGTATTTGCTAAAAATAAACATACAATATATACTGAAATCATAATTGAACTTCTTCGATTCGGATACCCCTACTACCTACCACTCCACCCCATGCAACAACCCACTCCAAATACATATTGTAATCGTATTTATTTGAACTATTTCAGTGTTGTTCTTAAAAAAGATATAGCTTTTGAGGATTATCGCTTCTTTGGCTTGACTTTCTTGGACGAACGAGAAGGCTGCACGGATGTGGTTGAGGAAGTCGACATGGCTCCGTTGGCGTTGGCATCGGAACGGCCGGACAACTGGTGGTTGGAGAATGAGGCGTCCTCTGGAGTATCAAAAATCTCGCCGAGCAGGGCGTAAACACGACTCTTGAAGTAGAGCTTTTTACGGAAGTTCATCTGTTCCATTTCGGACCGCAGACCCTGTAGAAAGGCATCGTCGGGGTTGATGGAGGCCCACGGCACGGGCACCACCCCGTTCTCGTACTTGCAGTCGTTGCCAGTGCTCGCGTCATCTCCGGTGTCCTCGTCGTCGGGCTCCAACTTCGTTTGCGCATGCTCTGTGTCGAAAATGAACTCGATGCTGTCGCTACGGCCGTGCACCTTATTATTGGCGCGTGAGCGTCGGCCCTGCGGAAGTCGGGGAACTCCCGGTGTGATGTGCGACTTAAGGAAGGAGACCTCCTCGTCCAAGTAATATTTTCTGGTTTGATTAAATCCATCTTTTATGGATCGGGCGTAGCTGGTACGAATATTACGCCAACGCTCCTTGCAGCTATTGACTTTTCAGACAGAAAATTTATATAAATTAAACAAATCTGGTCGATGGAAACTTACTCGAATCGTTCATTCTATTCGATATATCCCTCCAGGCTGCATTTATGTGCGACTTCTTGCTGTACGCCGCATTAGAACGATCAAAGAGGCATGGATGTTGGCAGACCAAACGGCATATTTTCACATTCTTCTCCTTTACCTCCGGAGTTGGAGTTTTGCTTTGGATGGCCTTTAGGATATCGAGTCCATCTGCAACagtttaaatattaataattaaATACGATATATCGAACATTGGTCATCTCACGTACCATTTAGCGTCGGGAACCGAAAACTGGCTCGAGTGTTCATTGTGTGCGTTGTTTTCTGTGCGGAATGTGCAGACAGTGCATTAAAAAATCCAAAATAATAAGAGCAATGGAACGACGAAGTCGTTTTCGACACTCTTGTCGCCTGCGCACACCAGCTGTTTGGCGCGCTGGCTCTGCGGGAGGCCGCAGCAAATGTAATTGGTGGTTTTAACTGCTGTCGCTTGACGCCAACTTGCTCTCTCGTTTGCTGTTGCTTTAGTGTAGCCGAACGAGCAAATTTTTGACTTACAAGACAAAACTTACCTTACAGTTCCAGCCCCACTAGATTTCCACTTGAAAATGCTCGGAAAGGCAAAACGTGAACGAGCCggcaacaaaaacacacagaaatgcCACAACAAACCGAAACGAAAACATGGACGGTGTCCGCTCTCAGGAAATGCCAAAGGGGCACAGAATATTCCAAGCGATTCAACCCTCTCGGAGTACGTCTGGCACGACGATACCTatgaaacacacacacacagtgaaACGGCGAGAACAGCTGCGCCGAAAGAGAGACAAGCCACACACAGCACTGCCAGGCACAAAAACGAATGTGAATATATTTTGGCTGCGATATGCAGTTTGATCACTTTTCAATCAGACAAGTTGATGAATTGTCAACAATGCAAATAAAAAGACAATTATGTTGCACATAAATACAATTTATTAGTTTCAGCCATTCGATTTAAATAGCCGTCAACGCAGCTCTGCGTCTTGTTAATTAATATGTGCTCACATTCTTCTGTAACCCTGGTAGGGCGAGTGTTCAGCCCTCGTGGCCAttctctgctctctctctcacaacgAAGCCTATAGTTGTGTATGTGTGAGTACACTCTTGTTTTCAGTCCGTTTTACAAATAGCTGCTGCGCGTTTTGTTGTGTTTGGCCCAGTATTTCTCGttcgttttccgcattaaatAAGGCTAGAAAAGTTTCGTGCGATGTCTAGTGTCGAATCGAATGTGAAGCTATTGCGGGCGGTGGAGAAGCAGCCGGCTCTTTATGATCGGAATCATGGAAGTTATAGGAAAAGGCTTGCCAGCGAGAATTGTTGGGACACGGTGGCTTCGGAGACAGGAGAGTCGGGTGAGTGTTGCATAGCGCTCGCGTGCGCATGCCTATCGTTAATCGCCTATCGAGCGACAGTGCTGCGAAGAGGCGACCGGCAACTTGCTTGCCGCTTgctcgttttttgtttgaattGTTGGCGATGGTAAACATCTGCGGCCGCCATCGATTAATCGCAGCTGCTCGAGCATTTGAATGTAACTGATTGTTGTTTCTTGTGGAATGATTAACTAAAAAGTAAACAATGGCATACACATGTTCCAAGTAGTCTCTAAAATCTAGTAAATTATGTAAATATAAGTGGGAAATTATTTTAATATGCGATATCATCAACATTTGTTGCCCGATTTTACAGttgattttttgttatatTGTAGAATGAACTATGGAAGTACAAATTGTATTactttatttaaatatattttttaaatagtCTGGGAACATAAAATCAGCTTAAGTGTATATTGTTGCCCAGCTTAAAAGGCTTAATCATTTCCCTAAACAGCTTTCTGAGCAAAATTATTTTGCTATGCTATGCTAGCCTGTTTAACTGGTAGTATCGATATCTTATATCGACTGGTAATCTGTCTATCGAAGGGCCCCCATCTCCAACGCCCATCAAGTTTTCTTTCTTTTACGACTGAGCCAAATGAGTTGTGGATTGTAAAAATTAAGTTCAAAAAGTGTTGTGGTTGGAGTGTAAGAGTATAAACTTGTCACGTatgttttttttaattattggAAGGGATCCTGCCCCTCAAAGTGAACTTTCACATACAGGCatacatataaacatatgtatatgtgtatttGTGCTAAAAGTGCAGAGTATAGGATTTCTTAGAACattagtgtgtgtgtgcttgtgcgTCACGGACAAGGCACAGTACCGCCCGTTCTTACTGTTCCTCTCCTCTGCGGCAGAGTTGATCATTCTGCACGGGTGTGTGGCTGATACACAGCACTATTCTTTTCATATAATCAATATTGCCGATCAATATTTATCTAACACCCAAACATTTGCGAACTTTTACTCAAATTTGGAACATGCGAAAATGCTACCAGTTAAACCAAGATGTCCCTTCAATATTCTTCCAACTAGaatccattttttttttcattgaAAATGTTTCCCAATATGAAATTAAAGAAACTAAAGCCATTATCCGAAAGAACCTTTGGAATTTCTGTCTAACGATCGGCTTATCGGCAGCAGACAATACAAATTAAAAACGCTGGGAAAACTAAAtgattaaaataaaattaaacaatTATATTCAAATATCTCATTAGGGATAGGGGAGCCGGGTGAGTGTTGCATAGCGCTCGCATGCAGTGCCGCCAGTGCTGAAAAGCGGCACTTTGTATATTTGGTGATTTCAAGCACTTGCGCCCATGCATTTGAATGTAACAGATGTTCCTTGTTTACTAACAGTTATTGGCTTTCAAAGTAGTGTCTAACATTTGACTGTTTATTATTTAATGTTCTAGGATGAATTATAGAACTTTCTGAGCACAATTGTTTTGTGTATGCTGTTTCACGGGTAGTATCGATATATTACGACTCGGACCCGTTCAAGTTATTCTCAACACGAATTATTTTCTGCGTAATGTTACTTTTATTAGTTGATGCATTTGTATAAACTTGTCACGTAtgttatttttaattattgGAAGGGATCCTGCCCCTCAAAGTGAACTTTCACTTGCAGGCatacatataaacatatgtatatgtgcaTTTGTGCTAAAAGTGCAGAGTACAGGATTTCTTAGAACattagtgtgtgtgtgcttgtgcttAACGGACTGGGCACAGTACCGCCCGTTCTTACTGATCCTCTCATCTGCGGCAGAGTTGTTCATTCTGCACGGGTGTGTAATTAAGCAGGGGGATCCGGTTAGCCAATAATTAGGACCAATAAAAGTGAAAGCCAAGGGAAACAATGTAAAGAGTTGCCTAAACTGTCGTTAGAGATTTTAAGAGACATTATAAGGCTGCTATCAGAAGAGGAATAATCATTTAGCAAGTGCATCCAAACTTTATTTGAATGCGAAATACTATCATACATAATTATGGTTGTGCAATTGGCAGTCTTAGATcttacaacaaaaaaatacaacgTCTTACCTAGTTAgtttaataataatttaatcACGATTTTAAATGTGGTTTAAGTTTTAAAGATGCCGAAAAGATCGAATGTTTTTAGAATGGAGCATCTGTCCACCCCATAACATTAGGTGCACTAGCatgtttaatttgtacatatTGTGTGTTTTTTCGAGTCCAGTATTtattcaaataaatataccTTCGCACCGAATTGGTTTTTCTCTAAAGCCATTAAAGCGATTATATTTGTTTTCCCAAGAGAAAAATGTGTTCCTTATTAAATAACATGTACATCTCATTTTTCTGCTTATGTTCATTCGGATATATTATTATCATGGATATATTAGTTTTTTTTATGGATGTGGTTGTCtgtaacacccagaaggaagtgtttccgaccccataaagtatacatatacacTACCGGCCAAAATGAAAAGCCATAACGTTTTTTTCCCGTAAACCAAGCCTTGACCAGCTTTGACGTGTGCTTTGGGTAATTTTCCTGTGAAAAGACCCATCTCAAGGGCATGTTTTCCTCAGCATAAGGTCGCATAATGTATGTCaatatgtttttatacccgaatTGGGTCACAAGATCAGTTATGCGATGTACCGGCTCAACGCCATGCCAAGGAAAACATCGGCCTCCGATCTTAGCCATTTTCTTTGTGTaccgaaagtcgaattctttCCCTTAAAaagatttatttttgtttcctCTCTCAATAATATATTATTCCACTTTTAAGACCCATCTGACCCAGACCATGCCAAATGATTTTCAACGACCTTGTGCCTCATCTTTAAATTTTCTTCAGCAGCACGGGTTATCTAAAGAATTTGTTTTCCTCTCATGTACTTAAATATGAAAAAACtcaataaaaaccaacaagcCTTTGACCAAATCCTttaaaatttataaataaCACCAGtgtacttattatttttgtcAGACCAAAAATGCCCATTCTGCAAAAATTGAAGCATAGAATTCTATAAATATGGTTCCCCACTTTAATTATAccctatactcaaaatgagtattggggtatattagatttgtggtgaaaatggatctgtgtaacgtccagaaggaatcgtttccgaccccataaagtatatatattcttaatcagcatcaatagcagaatcgattgagccctgtctgtctgtccgtctgtccgtccgtccgtccttccgtccgtccgtccgtccgtccgtccgtctgtccgtctgtccgtccctatcagcgcctagtgctcgaagactataagagctagagcaacgacattttatatccggacttctgtgatatgtcactgctacaaaaatatttcaaaacttcgccccgcccacttctgctcccacaaaggacgaaaatctgtggcatctacatttttaaagatacgataaaaccaaaaacgcagaatcgtagaggattactatatgttctagatcgtaaaatctcaatcagatcgtataattattatagccagaatcaagaaaacaatttcattctttctcgctctgtctctctctaacacacaggtttcatggttggttttgccaattgcaaaatatgagttcaaggatctcagaacctataagagccagagcaaccaaatttggtatccacactcctctgatatcggaccttgaccgtttcgtgtccaaatttcgccacacccccttccgcccccccaaaagacgaaaatctggggcatccacaaatctcagagactattaaggctagagtaaccaaatttggtatccgcacttctgttagatctcactataaa contains:
- the LOC108151608 gene encoding PDZ domain-containing protein 2 isoform X2, whose translation is MEANDGGLTQMNVNVDKITDHDAHDKTALAASQSPVEESLTSSSATTTNHKETSSKTSQEESSSSSVQESSSVQESSTVKTQRTTTTRVTTTKTSSSSSSSSVSNFSPDIAFKLQSYEEREDGTAPAAHLGTSTTTIHEERRVLSEEQTLSELRTKDALTGEEQLVTSAGSKSSSARFKKISSNDNLIELGDEVGDEQLQLQPLTATVLAETRLRERLEDPQDKQSIERGTLTLSECGKQLQLSENGGMSTYTECEQIEQESYLEGQQTLNGSGDPLVTPSEDKATLERELSETLTVTKDGEKQVTKKLEQSKEAAAKKGAKLLKKTDEERRLEEEAQKLIESYQKVRKEAEKLYNLEQVDDQEGFDLSAFEQVENQEDAGVEISEDKPAEEEEEPVLEDGDEDIHVNEEQDKPVKEEANVKMESFSEKESKLKAMEAGIQAMDEEIQLIKKDLNKEEGLIAPALEDDLGYLLHKHIIETPKTQDRTNSTPTPTPLPKPKPKPPVPTNKPKLSPTLIKPKTAPPPVPSKRSELPGTATGTGAATGSGSGAGSGQKPKPTPSQRRSSADVTPPKPLERIILGVEQQSQPQRQQKQVESQPIITLASVDLPNVVPAVQAQTSTIDPSPELLLDDLHFESHQLPDEGRLQQGEGEQPKESNGLLSGPSSTSSSASSVATATPITTPILVSATSSMDSVQSVIEVINGRSNGSPAIDSSTDNSHRTNDDDEDEDEDDDDEGVPGLAEISPAEDVSTLSLNREHESDLATLNSHNSIQTTTIISQKKKTPAEAGAGAGVGAGGTGTGTGTTTKGGANKMELLSSASATATAAQSTTTTTTTATHQLQATTKQLVGQEYLSYASPPTYSRLPPDGHEFPPNFSEPLIMHPSHMHPHPHTHPALLKAKAELSFEHNNNNNNNSSSSNSNSLEEDETGAPPLPKTGPPPTVPRKVYRQDLVINVEDARSRDTTETKTPPGLGRDYQRSLSASAPRKPSDWRKDEKSEKSVRDKIAMFSSNNELDAIPPAAPTMTMPAAAVSSFSRKPLNRSSENLLDTCSSTPAPSLKTRAMSVENLNDVQRQYQLAKQLPQLHVADSMYSLHTPSPSLSSNPSYSYASNYASLPRRAHGGSYSASASAVERRISFSGEGEAANRKAAITNILEQRRRSLSKLRGLVIPERPQLLEPILDLPEIKSQVKAASGEDSTDSGLGETRSRTNGGGLAINSISSGSSNSTYRSIFSPGGQRRPLEQQLSQPPAKPPRTSLCAPLTPLTTGIPATVHRVCRLMAPPPALPPPDQESDTDSVFSSTARVATPPEKFALTRTLSSETNTSIASSNTSTLTSGSSAGSQASCSSLGSTPALDLTRRVLKSQVSGSGSGDPAALSNRKSILASAKCRNAKNRGQEEDNDSTDGEVCTLAGRRMKPVSSYKQQMHQHQLQQQLQQQLGKQLVVDKLINVAAYVEQTSDTDDSSRRSDTPAKISAMFIDEERKASFKADPSQQAKPKPLQMQMQAQAKPVSAPVSLQRAYESKREAPKSQTTAELREKFERSAAAAAVQAPAHHKMHTPLHPAVAAAKPHHERFSSLDSLASSSSGVSSTTQNVSTTQETATEFGSFSSLGSNQSLITAQDVQQIVEEADPPLKSPEAFIIVLQRDNPESSIGITLAGGSDYEAKEITIHKILSNTPAAKDGRLKKGDRILAVNGMSMRGLTHRESISVLKTPRPEVVLVVTRSESLIVKALNKKRSSLGSLSSLNEKPTDLEYERKRNYHKASRSLDLDLDIVSNEAESGGGDSPVTTTPSPSTGSSSPQQPASLHDDDAEATIAGIRARRQLSRGDAAKLSTSELLERAAEARNAIAAEIRAQAEDVAASGAGAGARCVEIVKDSCGLGFSIEGGFDSPLGNRPLIVKKVFMGGAAQKTNQVRNGDEILSINGASTARMTRVDAWNYMKQLPLGPVKISFA